Proteins encoded by one window of Gouania willdenowi chromosome 4, fGouWil2.1, whole genome shotgun sequence:
- the tle5 gene encoding TLE family member 5 isoform X1, which produces MMFPQSRHSASSQQLKFTTSDSCDRIKDEFQFLQAQYHSLKLECDKLATEKSEMQRHYIMYYEMSYGLNIEMHKQAEIVKRLNGICAQVLPYLSQEHQQQVLAAIERAKQVTPPEMNSIIRQQLQAHQLSQLQGLALPMTPLPLGLSQPALPAVTSSSGLFSLSSLLASQAQLAKEEKASRDGADSHREEDGDKSD; this is translated from the exons GCCTCATCGCAGCAGCTGAAATTCACGACTTCTGACTCCTGCGACAGGATCAAGGATGAGTTCCAGTTCCTTCAAGCACAGTACCACAG TTTGAAGCTTGAGTGTGACAAGTTGGCCACTGAGAAGTCAGAGATGCAACGCCATTATATCATG tACTATGAGATGTCCTACGGGCTCAATATTGAGATGCACAAACAG GCTGAGATTGTCAAGAGATTGAACGGGATCTGTGCACAAGTCCTCCCCTACCTgtctcaggag caccagcagcaggtcCTGGCAGCCATAGAGAGGGCCAAGCAGGTCACCCCTCCAGAGATGAACTCCATCATAAGG cagcagctccaggcCCACCAGCTGTCCCAGCTGCAGGGTCTGGCCCTCCCCATGACTCCTCTGCCTCTCGGCCTGAGCCAGCCGGCTCTCCCAGCCGTCACCAGCTCCTCCGGCCTTTTCTCCCTCTCCTCCCTCCTGGCCTCCCAAGCTCAACTGGCCAAGGAAGAGAAGGCGTCACGCGACGGCGCCGACAGTCACCGCGAGGAGGATGGAGACAAGTCTGATTAA
- the tle5 gene encoding TLE family member 5 isoform X2: MMFPQSRHSASSQQLKFTTSDSCDRIKDEFQFLQAQYHSLKLECDKLATEKSEMQRHYIMYYEMSYGLNIEMHKQAEIVKRLNGICAQVLPYLSQEHQQQVLAAIERAKQVTPPEMNSIIRQLQAHQLSQLQGLALPMTPLPLGLSQPALPAVTSSSGLFSLSSLLASQAQLAKEEKASRDGADSHREEDGDKSD, from the exons GCCTCATCGCAGCAGCTGAAATTCACGACTTCTGACTCCTGCGACAGGATCAAGGATGAGTTCCAGTTCCTTCAAGCACAGTACCACAG TTTGAAGCTTGAGTGTGACAAGTTGGCCACTGAGAAGTCAGAGATGCAACGCCATTATATCATG tACTATGAGATGTCCTACGGGCTCAATATTGAGATGCACAAACAG GCTGAGATTGTCAAGAGATTGAACGGGATCTGTGCACAAGTCCTCCCCTACCTgtctcaggag caccagcagcaggtcCTGGCAGCCATAGAGAGGGCCAAGCAGGTCACCCCTCCAGAGATGAACTCCATCATAAGG cagctccaggcCCACCAGCTGTCCCAGCTGCAGGGTCTGGCCCTCCCCATGACTCCTCTGCCTCTCGGCCTGAGCCAGCCGGCTCTCCCAGCCGTCACCAGCTCCTCCGGCCTTTTCTCCCTCTCCTCCCTCCTGGCCTCCCAAGCTCAACTGGCCAAGGAAGAGAAGGCGTCACGCGACGGCGCCGACAGTCACCGCGAGGAGGATGGAGACAAGTCTGATTAA